From the genome of Bradyrhizobium sp. ORS 278:
CCGGCCGCATCACCGACGGCGCCATCCGCTTCAAGGGCCAGGACATCACCCGCGCCGGCGGCGCCGATCTGCGCAGCCTGCACGGGGCTGCGATGTCGATGATCTTTCAGAACCCGCGCGCGGCGCTGAATCCGATCCGCACCGTCGGTCAGCAGATCGCGGATGCGATCCTCGCGCATCGGCGGCTGTCGCGGCAGGAGGCGCAGGCCGAGGCGCTGCAACTCCTGAAGGCCGTGCAGATCCGCGATCCCGAACGGCGCATGAGCGCCTATCCGCACGAACTGTCGGGCGGCATGTGCCAGCGGGTGATGATCGCGATCGCGGTCTCCTGCAATCCGTCGCTGCTGATCGCCGACGAGCCGACCACCGGACTCGACGTCACCACGCAGAAGGTGGTGATGGATCTGCTTGCCCGGATCGCGGCCGAGCGCGGCATGGCGACGATCCTGATCACGCATGACCTGGGCCTCGCCGCGCGCTACTGCGCGCGCGTGGTGGTGATGGAGCAGGGCAGGCTGGTCGAGGAGGCCGAGCCGCTGACGCTGTTCCACCGGCCGCAGCATCCCTACACCAAGCGCCTGGTCGCGGCGTCGCCGACGGCGACGTCCCGCATCGAGGACCTCGTGCCCGATGGCGAGCGCATTCCGCTGGTCGAGGTGACTGCGCTGCCGCCGCCGGCACACGGCACGCCGCTGCTGCTCGACGTCAAGAACATCGTCAAGCGCTTCGACGACGGCACCATCGGCGTCGCCGATTTCTCGATGACCATGCGCGGCGGCGAGAGCGTCGGGCTGGTCGGCGAGAGCGGCTCCGGCAAGAGCACGACCTCGCGCATGATCTGCCGGCTGATCGACGCCAGCGCGGGCGAGATCCTGTTCGACGGACAATCGATCGGCCAGATCCCGGCGCGCGACTTCCATGCGAGTGCGCTGCGCAAGGACATCCAGATCGTCTTCCAGGATCCGAACGATAGCCTCAATCCGCGCTACACGGCATTCGACTGTATCGCGCATCCGCTGTTCCGGCTGATGAACATGCGCTCGGGCGACAAGCTGCGTCAGCGCGTCGAGGAATGCGCCGAGCGCGTCGGCCTGCCGCGCGAGCTGCTGTCGCGCTTTCCGCACCAGCTCTCCGGCGGCCAGAAGGCGCGCGTCGGCATTGCCCGCGCGATCGCCTGCAAGCCGCGGCTCCTGGTGCTGGACGAGCCGACCGCCGCGCTCGACGTCTCCGTGCAGGCGGTGGTGCTGCAGCTTCTCAACAAGCTCAGGCGCGAGGACAATCTCGCCTTCCTGTTCGTCAGCCACGATCTCAACGTCGTGCGCATGATGTGCGACCGCACGATCGTGCTGCGCACCGGCGCCATCGTCGAGCAGGGCGAGAGCCGCGCGCTGTTCGCCAATCCGCAGACCGACTACACTCGCGAGCTGGTCGACGCGGTTCCTCACATCGCCCCGCCGATGGCGCTGGCGACGGTCTGATCCTCAACCCATAACAATCGATTATGGACGGCGGACAACTTGGTATTGGGGGCAATGCCGCCCATCCTGTTAGTTTGCGGTCATCGCAAAACGATCACCGACAAGGGTCTCCGCGCGCGTCATGACGAAGCTGATCACCACGTTGCAGGGTCTTGTCGGAGCCGCTCATGTCCTGACCGCGCCCGAGGATCAGGCGAGTTATCTGCGCGACTGGCTCGGCAAGTATAATGGTGCAGCGATTGCCGTGGTGAGGCCCGCGTCGACCGAAGAGGTCGCGGCCGTGATGGCGGCCTGCGCCGAGGCGGGTGTCGCCGTGGTGCCGCAGGGCGGTCACACCAGCCTGTCCGGCGGCGCCACGCCGGATGCGAGCGGCAGCGCGATCGTGCTGTCGCTGTCGCGGATGAACAGGATTCGCGCGGTCGATGCGATCGGACAGACCATGGTGGCCGACGCCGGGGTCGTGCTCGCCAAGGTGCAGGATGCCGCGCGCGAGGCGGGCCTGTTCTTTCCGCTGAGCCTTGGCTCCGAGGGCAGCTGCACCGTCGGGGGCAATCTCGCGGCCAATGCCGGCGGCGTCGCCGTGCTGCGCTATGGCGTGATGCGCGAACTCACGCTCGGGCTCGAAGTCGTGCTGCCGGACGGGCGCATCTGGGACGGCCTGCGCTCCCTGCGCAAGGACAACACCGGCTATGCGCTGCGCGATCTCTTCATCGGTTCGGAAGGCACGCTCGGCATCATCACGGGCGCGGTGCTGAAGCTGTTCCCGCA
Proteins encoded in this window:
- the nikE gene encoding ABC transporter ATP-binding protein yields the protein MNERGASEDAHLIAPLLEVENLKVAFSTRRGLVEAVRGVSLSLQPGEMLGLVGESGSGKSVTGFAITHLLDKAGRITDGAIRFKGQDITRAGGADLRSLHGAAMSMIFQNPRAALNPIRTVGQQIADAILAHRRLSRQEAQAEALQLLKAVQIRDPERRMSAYPHELSGGMCQRVMIAIAVSCNPSLLIADEPTTGLDVTTQKVVMDLLARIAAERGMATILITHDLGLAARYCARVVVMEQGRLVEEAEPLTLFHRPQHPYTKRLVAASPTATSRIEDLVPDGERIPLVEVTALPPPAHGTPLLLDVKNIVKRFDDGTIGVADFSMTMRGGESVGLVGESGSGKSTTSRMICRLIDASAGEILFDGQSIGQIPARDFHASALRKDIQIVFQDPNDSLNPRYTAFDCIAHPLFRLMNMRSGDKLRQRVEECAERVGLPRELLSRFPHQLSGGQKARVGIARAIACKPRLLVLDEPTAALDVSVQAVVLQLLNKLRREDNLAFLFVSHDLNVVRMMCDRTIVLRTGAIVEQGESRALFANPQTDYTRELVDAVPHIAPPMALATV